The window TGTGCGCCGTGGCCTAGTTGGCCGGGTCGGACTTGGCGGCTATGGCTTCCTCGACGACCGTCACGACGGCGGCGAGGTTGACCATGCGGGAGAGTTCGGCCTGGTCGATGTCGGTGCCGAAGACGCGCTCCAGCTGCGAGAGGATCTCGATGGCGCCCATGGAGTCCGCCTCGTGGTCCTCCTTGAAGCGGCTCGTGTCGGTCATCTCCTCGGGCTCGATCTCGAGGATGTCGCAGATGATCTCCTTGATCCGGTCGCGGGCTTCGATGTCGAGGTGGTTCGCTGCGGTTGTCATGCCGCTGATGCTGGCGGACGCCCCTGACGCCCCCCTGACCTGAAGCTGACCGGTGCCTGAGCCCCTGCTGACCCGCCGCTGACCGGGCACTGACCCGCCGCTGACGATCCGCTGACCGCGTCCTGAAGGGCGGCTGAGGCCGGGCGGGGCTCAGGCTGCGACGGGCGAGGGGAGGTGGCGACGCAGCTCCGGGAACTCGGCGGGGTGGCGCCGCATCCAGGTCCAGTAGGCGGGCCGCGAGCGGGCGTACGCGCAGTAGTACGCGCGCAGGGCGTCGACCAGCGCGTGCAGGGTCTCGTGGGAGACGGCGCTGCCCCGCCACCTGAGCACCAGCTCGACCCGTGCGGTTCCGGTCACCGGTACGAGGGCCACACCGGGCAGCGCCCCGGACGGCGTGGTCAGCGCGGCCACGCCCTGGTCGCGCACCCAGTGCATGGCCTCCTGGTGGCTGTCGACGTGGTGCAGCACGCGGTCGGGGCCGCGGCCGCCGGCCTCGAGCACGCGCCGCTCGACGGTGTGGAACCAGTGGTCCGGGGAGGAGCGCACCCAGGCCAGCCCGCAGCGGTCG is drawn from Streptomyces sp. NBC_01232 and contains these coding sequences:
- a CDS encoding acyl carrier protein, which produces MTTAANHLDIEARDRIKEIICDILEIEPEEMTDTSRFKEDHEADSMGAIEILSQLERVFGTDIDQAELSRMVNLAAVVTVVEEAIAAKSDPAN